The following are encoded together in the Jaculus jaculus isolate mJacJac1 chromosome 3, mJacJac1.mat.Y.cur, whole genome shotgun sequence genome:
- the C3H11orf54 gene encoding ester hydrolase C11orf54 homolog: MACTEFSFHVPSLEELAEVLHKGLKSNFAEVQVSVVDCPDLTKEPFTFPVKGICGKTRIAEVGGVPYLMPIVNKKKVYDLNKIAKEIKLPGAFILGAGAGPFQTLGFNSEFIPLVQTESENHAPVNGSYFARINPADGGCMLEKYSQKYRDFGCALLANLFASEGQPGKVIEVKAKRRTGQLNFVTCMRQTLEKHYGNQPVGMGGTFIVQKGKVKAHIMPADFSSCPLNSDEEVNKWLRFYEMTAPLVCLPVFVSRDPGFDLRLEHTHFFSHHGEGGHYHYDTTPDTVEYLGYFSPAQLLYRIDQPKETHLFGRD; encoded by the exons TTCTACACAAGGGGCTGAAAAGTAACTTTGCTGAAGTCCAGGTCTCTGTGGTTGATTGTCCTGATTTGACCAAGGAGCCATTTACCTTTCCTGTAAAAG GAATCTGTGGGAAAACTAGAattgcagaagtaggaggtgtGCCTTACTTAATGCCTATTGTAAACAAGAAAAAA GTTTATGATCTAAATAAGATTGCGAAGGAAATAAAGCTGCCTGGAGCTTTCATTCTTGGAGCAGGAGCAGGTCCATTTCAGACTCTTGGATTCAATTCTGAG TTCATTCCACTTGTCCAAACAGAAAGTGAAAACCACGCTCCTGTGAATGGAAGTTACTTTGCTCGTATTAACCCTGCAGATGGAGGGTGCATGCTGGAGAAATACAGCCAGAAATACCGTGATTTTGGATGTGCATTACTAGCTAATCTTTTTGCCAGTGAGGGCCAACCTGGCAAG GTCATTGAGGTAAAAGCCAAACGGAGAACTGGACAACTTAACTTTGTGACTTGTATGAGACAAACTCTGGAAAAACATTATGGAAACCAGCCTGTAGGGATGGGAGGCACCTTCATAGTTCAAAAGGGAAAGGTCAAGGCTCATATTATG CCAGCAGACTTTTCATCCTGCCCACTGAACTCGGATGAAGAGGTGAACAAGTGGCTGCGTTTCTATGAGATGACAGCTCCTCTGGTTTGCCTACCCGTGTTTGTCTCCAGGGACCCC GGGTTTGACTTGAGGCTGGAGCACACTCATTTCTTCAGTCATCACGGAGAAGGTGGACACTACCATTATGACACAACTCCAGACACCGTGGAATACCTAGGGTACTTCTCACCTGCCCAGCTTCTCTACCGCATTGATCAGCCAAAGGAGACCCATTTGTTTGGGAGAGATTAA